CGGGCATGAATGGCCGGCAACTGGCGGAAATCGGCCGGCAATACCGGCCAGAGCTGAAAGTTCTGTTCATCACCGGTTACGCCGAGCACGCTGCGGTACGCGGCGGGTTCCTCGACCCAGGCATGCAGATGATCACCAAGCCGTTCACCTTCGATCTGCTGACGGCGAAGGTGCGGGAGATGATCAAGAGTTGAGGCGGTTGACGCCTCAGGCCAGCAGTTCCTGAATTTTCTCCTGCAGCACGTCCAGATCGAACGGTTTCTCCAGAATTGGCGCCCTACGCGTGATCGGGCTACCGGTCTCGCGGATTTCCTGCGGATAGCCGCTGATGAAGATCACTTTCAGATCAGGGCGCAATTTGACGGCGGGCTCGGCGATCTGCACGCCCGAAATGCCACCCGGCAAACGAAAATCGGTAATCAACATGTCCAGATGCGGCTTGCTCGCCAGAATCTCGAACGCCTGCTCGCCGTTTTCGGCCTGCAATACGCGATACCCCTGCCCTGACAGATAGTCTGTCAGCACCATCAGGATCACCGGTTCGTCCTCGACGACGAGTACTACATCTTGTGCATCTACGCTCATGGGAAGCCTTTGTTCGGTCAATAGCTGCTGATACGACCGTGTGGTCACTCAGAGGTTGCGTTTGTTTCGCCGTTTTCCTGGAGCGGCAGACAAACGCGAAACAGGGCGCCCTCGTTGATCTTGCTCTCGACGACGATGGAGCCGCCATGGGCGGCGACGATCTGCTCGGAAATGAACAGACCCAGTCCGAGACCGGCCACCACCGTCTTGGCGGAGACCCGTTCGAACTGTTGAAAAATGCGTTTCTGGTTTTCCTCGCTGATACCGATGCCCTGGTCCGCGACTTCGATCCGCGCCTCATTGCCTTCGCGATAAACCCGCACCTGCACCGGGCTCTTGCCGCCATAACGCAAAGCGTTGGTCAGCAGGTTCGACACCACCTGCTCGATGCGGAATTCGTCCCACTGCCCTTCCACCGGCTCCGCCGCC
The sequence above is a segment of the Pseudomonas sp. HS6 genome. Coding sequences within it:
- a CDS encoding response regulator → MSVDAQDVVLVVEDEPVILMVLTDYLSGQGYRVLQAENGEQAFEILASKPHLDMLITDFRLPGGISGVQIAEPAVKLRPDLKVIFISGYPQEIRETGSPITRRAPILEKPFDLDVLQEKIQELLA